TAGAGCCTATGGTAATTTGTTCACCCCCTGACAAAAATCGTATGCTAGAAATCGTAAATGAGGTCTGATTTCTATGCCCTGTCAGTACTTGAACATTGTCGTGTTTAGATTgcaattttttggaatttttacagaaaatatattaaaacaatttgatatatatatatatatatatatatatatatatatgagataaaaatatgattagGAAATATGTTTACGAAAAACGTAAAGATTTTTTTGATGGAAAATCCCTTTCCAAACAAGGCTTGGCTTTAAACACCCTGCCCTTATTAGCCTAATGCTGATTCCATGATAACTTTACAGGCTTGACCAGGGTGATAGTTGTACATAACATAATGCGAATAAATGGTGGTACCAGTAATGTTTGTAACTGATATTAAATTGCTCAAATGTACAGGAAGATGTGGGTTGAATTAGAGAAATAATGTAAATACTCTCTCCGTCCCAATTATTTAGTCATGTTTCGAAAATCCACTTTAGTTAGTTTGTTTCTCTAACAAATGAAAACAATACTATCTAGAACACCctagaaaccaaaaaaaaaaaaaaaaaagaggctccTTAGAAAATGTCAAAGAGAGagatgaaaaacaaaagatttttttttcattgcttACCATAATAGCAAATGGATTTCATATGTTGTCATTTTGAGCTTTGATAATTTGCTATATTAAGACCTTGGCTGAGGCGAATTGAAATCTTCATGATCAATGTTAACCACTTAAGTTGGAGAAGCTTAATTTACTACCCATTTTTTCGTTAAGTAAACCTTACTGCCATGGATTggctctctctctatatattgCTCTTGTTAAAAACTCATTTCGAGTAGATTGAAGCAAAAAATTTCAGCCGATAAAAATGAACAACACTATACTGAAAACCCTTTTCACCCTACTTCTATTCTCCATTTTTCTGTCAAACAATACAAAAATCCATGTTGCTTGCCAGAAATATAGTGTTCATATAGCCAATAATCTCCCCAACAATGCAAGTTCCCTAGATTTACAGTGCCAGTCAAAGGATGATGATGTTGGATTTCATATCCTTCAGATGTATGAAGAGTTCCATTGGGAGTTTTACATAGGTTCTTGGGAAACCAGTTCCAGTGTATACTCCTGTCAATTTTGGTGGGcagaaagaaataaaagtttCGTAGTTTTTCACCATGATATAGCTTTTCGTTATTGCACTACTGGGTTTTTTGGTCTCGTGAACGACTGCTACTGGTATGTGAAGGAAGATGGTTTCTACCTCAGTAATAGTGGTACAAGCGCCGTTGTAGCCAGTCTTCCGAGTAGACATCACAAACAGAAAAAGATGATAGATTGGTGACAAAAATATTCATGTTGTTTCTAAGTTTCATATACTATGAATGAATTCCTATTATGTCAACCTTCGTTCGAGGGGTATTATGTTCGTGTAGCCAATAACCTTCCAAACAATTCCATTCCATTAGTAATGTAATGTGTTTGCCAATCCAACGATAAGGAGCTTGGATGTCACACTCTTCGTTTCAACGATGATTTCCATAGGAAATTTCGTCTAGATTATTTTGAAACAACTTCATACGTCTGTCATTTTCAATAGGATAAAAGACacaaaaattttataatttttaacttGGATTTGGCTCGTGAATTTTGTGGCAAAATTATATACAGGCTCAACAAATGCACTTGGGTTTGTGAAGGATGATGGCTTCTATATCCATGAAAaggttttttcttatttttataataCGCTGATAAAAGTGAAAGCGTGGTTATAACTCGcaaattgtatttttttgttttgttagtaGAAAAGATGAACAAGACAATTACATACAATTGCATTAAAGAGGCTTTACCAttcattttcttgcaatttctTATTAGAGTATGTCTAATTTTATGTGGCTATTAAAATATGTACAACTATAGCACTTCTTAGTTAGTCCTTACCACTTCTAGTTCTAAAAGGACTTCAATATTGGGTGCAAAGTTATTTAACATAAGATAGATGCAGATGCACCTTTGGTAATACTGGGTGCAACTATTTGTCCATTTTCCCAACACTATTGAACAATTATGCTGGAGAACGTTTTGTCAAACCAGtgcgtttctttctttttgtcagagtgaaagaaaaataaactgCCAGGTTGATACCATCCAATCTATGACATCCACAACTGGCGAGAACCTGGAGTTTTGATAAGATACAGAAAGAGAGAGACAGCTTTCCTGGCTCTTAATGCAAGGCACCATGAATACACAGAAATAAATGTATTTTCACAAGAAATCTCCATTGCAAGTGACATGTACTTCATGTAATTGGGAGACTGCAGCATACTCTTTGAGCTCCTCAAGGAAAGGATGAAACTGTCTGGGAATCCCGGGAAAATCAACACATGACGAAAATCTCAAAACAACTCCTTTCCCTGTTTTTCTTTAGTTCAAGTAAGCCAAGCCATTACTCCATCCTAGTTGCTGGTTCTCTACTAAATGGCAATGTTGAATCTCTTGGCAAACATATCTGTAAACCAATTACAAAAATCCTACAACATAAATACTATTCTCGCTTTGAATGAGCAATGAAGCCATCTGTAACACTTCTATACCAGACCATGCATCAAGCAAGAATGCTAAAATACACAGATCTAGAATGTTATACAGTAGGACCTCTCTACCTATAGAGCTAAATATCTCTTAGtccaacccaaaaaaataaaaaggggtCATTCAGACAACTCAGTGCTAATCCTCATCAGACGCACTCTCCACCTCCGAAGTACCAGCTTCATAGCATTCATCACTTGTTTCAATCTCTTCTTCGTCGCTTTGACCTTCAACTTTGTCCTCTTCGGCTTCATCAATCAAACTGTCCAGCAGAGGTAGAACTTCAATCCCTTTACATCGGTATACCAACCCAGTTCTCATTACATGATGAAACTTATCCCTGTGTCGAGCAACAGGATGTCGCTCCACTAGTCTTCCCCTGCGGTACCCCTCTCTCAGTGCAACAGTAGTTGTCTTACATTTTAGTGATAAGTAAAATATCCCTGGGTACCTGGTAAATAGTCGAGTAAACCTGTGGGGAAGAATTAACTCCTCTCTCAAGGACCTCAAGTAATTCCTCTTTGTCTTCTTGTAAATAGTCAAGCTCAAAAATTCATGGAGCACACCAACAACTCTCTTCTCCATAAGTTCACTATTTGGGTCAATCCTCCTGGAATCCTCATAGGGAGAGATGTAGGGAAGCTTTTGAAATTCCTCCATCCATGCCTTCACCTTCTTTTGAGCCCCATAGCCTCTGGGAAAACTCATTGGGAACTCTAAAGCTGATTTTCCCCTCTTGAATTCCCGATACTTATAAGCACTTCTTCCATCAGCACCATTATCACTTTCTAATCCTCTCTTCTCATTGCTCTTTTGCAGCTCAGATACAGCAAATTCTTCTCGCCACTGAACAAGCTTCAAACAAGCCAATCCACTTGTTCCTTTAACAATCTGCAAATGATCTGGGAACCTTTTGACTAAATTCTTGTCAAAATCATCTGGCAAACCAAAATCCCATTTCAACGGATGTATTGATTGCAGAGGTATCTGCATATATAACAAACAAAACCCATAATCCATGAAGATATAAAGCATCCAAACTTACACATTAATTTGATGGTGCAACATCACCGCATCATGCTAGCATTCAACAAATACAAGAAAAGTGATCATATTTATTCATGTGTTGTCCTCTATAAGTATTGACACAAGATCAAATCAGCTAAAAAAGGGCAGATCTCTTGTCTATTCTAGCTCACAGAATtccatgatatatatatatgcataggATGCAAAAGCGAAGACAAATATCACCATTGACACCACTTCACATCATTGTTGATTCTTAGGACAAAATCCATAAAGGTAGCACGAGAAATAATTCATCAACTCTTCAAACAGTAACAGCTGACCGTCAACAAATCTTTATACAGGAAGACACATCTCAACACAAATAGACCTCCAAACTATTCACATCAACTCCTTGGCATTGGCAGACGAACAAAAGCATATCAACCAAATTGCACAAGAACGGTCAAATTTTTTGGTTCATATGTTTCTCCTTCATCAAAGATAGTCCAACGTCTGCAaatttaaaaatcaaatatttatcCGTTTGATGCCCAACTTAATTAACAGAAGAAtaaaaagcaataaaaagaacaaaaaagtaGTATTAAGAAATACAAATCACATTTTTATTCAATCTTGATAcctgattaatttttttaaaaaaatgtcatAAACAACCTCAATTACCCAATAACGATAACAACTTTAGTAAAATTGATTTCCCAAACGACAAGCCCCACAATTACTTTATACATAAGCAAAATTACTTACAGAAATAGCAGCAAGCTTGATgtctaattaaattaaaaacgGCAAAAGCATAAAGCATAAAGCATATTTACCCAACTAAAACAAGACataaaccaacaaaaaaaaaaaaaaaaccacacaaAATTTCAGTAAGTaaaagtgaaagcaaaatgagCATACCATTTGGGACTTGGACATCATAAGGAGGCGGCAAAGCCTTTCAACTAAATCAGTCTGGCATTCATCAAAGACCTTCATTTCTTGCTGACGAAGCAATTTGGCAACATGGGTCAGCTCAAAACAGGCCAAAGAAGGCCATTTGGGGTGAGGGAACTCATGGAATAAAGTCGGGAATCTGCGAATGAAACGCAGCGTCGGGACAGTGATGCCCAATAGCTTCTGGGTATTTTCCAGTGATTTGGAGGTCAAATAGCCTGTGGAGGAGCGTGCTATAGCGTCCTTGAGAAGGCAGGCGGCTTTAAGGTCTGTTTGGACGTCGATTATGTGGTCTAAGGAGCGGTTCTTCACCCATTTCAGCCGGACTTTGACTATTGTTCTGATTTGTTGGAAATTGCACAGAAGAAATTGGCCCTTGCTTCTTCCGTTCATGAGTGAGTgaaaaagagaaataaaaaaagaggCGGGAAGAAGAGCGAAACGCCGCCGTAAGGAGGCGGGAGGGGTACCTGTCCTCTATTTGAGTGTGTGTGAACCGGAGGAGGAAGAAGCAAGGTGGGAACAGCCAACGACGTCGTTTATTTTTTTCTCCTAATGTAAAACTTAATTGGGcctttattttgtttcttttgatgATGTTAAGTCTAGTTTGGGCCAACTCACGATTCCAATCCCGAGCaagttctctcttttttttttttttttttttttggtcaattagCAACACCACCCTATTCGCGtgctaatatattattatatatatagtagAAGAAACTTTCAGATTTAAGTCAAGGGAGCtaaagataaaaaggaaaaactttCAGATTGCACCCATTAGATTTAATTACAATTGTAAagaattttggatttaattcTTTCTAGATTTAATTACATCTGCAAGGGATTCTGAATTTAACTTGCTCTAGATTTAATTACTATTATAAGATATTTTGAATGTAGCTGTTAACGTGCGAATTTTATGTAGTCACAATTATATATTTCTtagttgtgaaaaaaaaatgaatttttgaaaatagaATATTGTCAAGTGCTAGCACCACTTGAGTACAGGGTAAGAAGGCACACTTGAGACGAGCCAATCTTTTTATTTTGGCCAAAGATTAATTgccaaaaactgaaaattcccgCAAATAGCAAATAACATAGGGTTGCATTCATAACTACCCCAATCCGTTGCCAGAGAAAAGGTGACCAAGAAAATTCTTGTAAACAAaagggtaaaataccaaaaaaagcTCCACGTGATTTGATAAATATTCAATTTAACTCCCTCTGATTTAGAAACCTATACTATAACTCTCTGCGATGTTGACTAAATTGAAAGATCCAATCCAACGATTGTGTGTGAAATGTAAATATTGCCCCTGTTATATGTAAGATGCTTTctattcaatttttaatttagtcGAAATCACAGAAATTTatagtataattttttaaattaaaggGAGTTAAATAAATATTCGACAAATCATAGAGAGTTCATTTATATAGGGGCCATATTGACATTTCACGTATAATCGTTAGATTGGACACTTTTAGTCCAATTTTTAAATTAGTTAAAATCACGGAGAGTTATAGTGTAAGTTTTCAAATTAGAGGAAGTTAAATTAAACATTTAATAAATCacaaagaattttttttgtattttatcgTAAACAAAAAAGGCTTTACATTTACTAGATATAAGCATATCCTTGCCTTGGCAAGCCGCGCCAACTTGTTTTTTCTGGATTTTGACTCAAATACGCAGCAATGGTAACTTTTTTGTCCTGAACGTTCAATTCAACTGAGCAAGAGGCTAGGCATACGATCAGGAGCTTTTCAAAGGGATGTCTAGAAAAGGAACAGACTGTTTTAATGATGCTCCTAATAATTGCTGAAGCAAAATTTGCTTAGGACTAATATGGGCTTTGGGCAATTAAGAATTTTATGATTGCCCCTGCTCTGAATTAGGCCCTCTCCATTCCCTCGTTAAAATCCTGCACCAACACTTTTCTTCTCCCAAGCCATTTTCAATTTTCCGCTGCAACAAGATAAAGTGATAAACCTCCGTCCCAAACCCCCCTTCTCCCCCAGTTCAAAGTCCCCGCGCGCAGCCCCTTATCTAATTGCCGTTCAAGGTATATTTTTGCTCTGACCTCTTCTTCTGTACTTGTATAGTGTCTTTTTTACTTATCTGGATATGCATGTAAGGTGAAGAACACTATTTTGGTGATATGTGCAATTAGACATGTGATAAACGTTCAGCAAAATTTGTATGGGTCTATGGAGTAACTGAAATAAGCCCTCTTGGGTTTCCTCTCTTGGCTGTGCTTGCTTACTAAAAAGATTGAATTTTGAGGCTGTGGAAACCAGTAATTGTAGTCCATCTCTCGTTCACTGAGATAAATTAAAGGTCAGCTGTCTTTTCGGCTGCTTAATTGAAATAGAGTAGGAAAAGAGATAAATTTATATCAACAGTTGCAATCTGCTAAAACTGAATTTGTGAATTTACTGTCAAGGGCTGGAGCAAAGCTGAAAAACTACGGAATTTGAGTATGATTGATTAGTTTGTTGACAAACTTTACTGGGTACTAGGTAACTAAATTGGTGAATTTACTGTCAAGGGATGGTGCAAAGCTGAAAAACTACGGAAGTTGAGTATGATTGATTAGTTTCTTGACAAACTTTGCTGGGTACTAGGTAAGAGCTTGGCTACATTGGTTTACTTGGCAAGCCAAGCCGGAGATTGGGTCAAATCAAATGGCATTAGAATTTTCATTTGTTAGCTCGTTGAGCTGTTCTTAATTTTTAAACTAGTATAAGATGTGTTCAACCTTCTTTTATTTGCTTGAACCATCCTTGGGAGTATTCATGGCTTGAGTTTGAATTTCTTGATTCATTGAATTACCTGAagggttcttttctttttttttttaattagtttgCCGCAAAAACTGAAAGAGAAAGGGCAGGGTCTCAAATGGGAAGTGGGTAGGGGCAGGGGTGGAAAGTATTTTAAAGCAACTATGATTTATGCAAAGAAACAATGCTTTATTTTAACACCCGTCTAAGCATCCAAGCATGTTAGATGTTGCAATAGAAAAAATATCCTTCGACTTCCTTAGTTGTTTTACAAGTTGATTTGTTTCCTTTCCTCGCCAATTTAGAATGTTGTCTTATACTTGTCTGCATCAGTACtttgcttctttctttttctggaTTTGTCAGGGATATCATTTTGTACTAGA
The Coffea arabica cultivar ET-39 chromosome 6c, Coffea Arabica ET-39 HiFi, whole genome shotgun sequence genome window above contains:
- the LOC113691871 gene encoding protein WHAT'S THIS FACTOR 9, mitochondrial; translated protein: MNGRSKGQFLLCNFQQIRTIVKVRLKWVKNRSLDHIIDVQTDLKAACLLKDAIARSSTGYLTSKSLENTQKLLGITVPTLRFIRRFPTLFHEFPHPKWPSLACFELTHVAKLLRQQEMKVFDECQTDLVERLCRLLMMSKSQMIPLQSIHPLKWDFGLPDDFDKNLVKRFPDHLQIVKGTSGLACLKLVQWREEFAVSELQKSNEKRGLESDNGADGRSAYKYREFKRGKSALEFPMSFPRGYGAQKKVKAWMEEFQKLPYISPYEDSRRIDPNSELMEKRVVGVLHEFLSLTIYKKTKRNYLRSLREELILPHRFTRLFTRYPGIFYLSLKCKTTTVALREGYRRGRLVERHPVARHRDKFHHVMRTGLVYRCKGIEVLPLLDSLIDEAEEDKVEGQSDEEEIETSDECYEAGTSEVESASDED